The sequence TTCACACTCTGTTTCCGAGCAATACGCAGCGATGTCCCTTCCAACACCGTATTGAGCGAGAGATCGGTGCGCCAACCCAGATGTTTGGTCAACGGAGAAATCACCTTCTCCACGGCCGCAATCACCTTGTTTCCATTGCTAAAGTGATTCAGCATGACAATCCTGCCGCCCGGACGACAGACCCGAATCATCTCATTGACCAACTTTCGATAGTCCGGGACTGCTGTGACGACATAGGCGGCCACCACCGTATCGAAACTGTCATCATCGAATTCCATCGCGCCTGCATCCATGCGATGCAGTTTGACGTGATCGAGGCAGAGGGCCTCAGCCTTCTCTTTCGCTTTGGCCAACATGCCTTCGGACAAGTCGATCCCGACAATGCGGCAATGGCGAGGATACATCGGAAGGGCCAATCCAGTCCCCACGCCCACTTCCAGAATGTGTTCGTTCGGCTGCACGTTCAGATTCCGGATGGCTGATTCGCGCCCTTCATGAAACACTTTTCCGAAAACCTTGTCGTAAAACCCCGCGTACGTGGTGTAGACACGCTCAATTTTGTCTGGATCCATGCTCTCCTCCAAACCTCGGACGCCTCACTCCCTGCAGGCTCTATGCTGCGGAGTGCGGGCAACAATAGCGATATGCCGACGCGGGATAAAATTCTGGCGGGAAAGCGATTTGATCAAAACCCGCCCGGAACGTAGCCCGCCGTACTGTAGCCAAACTTATCTTGATGAGTCAACAGATTCCTTGGAGGAGCTTGAAGTTGCTCCATTCCTACGATTCTTCAGTATAAGACACGAACAATTGAGGACTTTCGGTGCCTTGATTCGCCCTCCGCTCCTATGGGATAGCTACAGCCATGATCTTGGCCGGCCTTTTCGCAACAGCGTTGTTTCTCGGGTTAATCGTCGGCGATTGGTTGTATTTTATCCGTCTGACTCCTGATGCCGTCCGGTATGGCTGCCGGGTTGCAGATCGTCCGGATCAATGGTCCGGTACCGCGATCAGCGTGGTGCGTGAGCGGTTCACGCCGAATGGCTTGTTGATGCTCCCCCACGGGGTCGCCTGGTTCTACCCGGAGTTATCACAGATCGCGATTCGCCCTCAGTATCGATTCTTCTCCAAACGGTTCCGCACCGCCTGGCCGATGAAGGGTCTGATTCAGCTTTCTTCCCACGACCAAGGGGTCGGTGCGCTGTGCGCAAAGCGTATCCCCTGGTCATCGGCGCTGATCACGTTCATGTGGTTTGTGGTCGTGTCGATCGGGTCATTGACCTTCGTCATACAATACGCCATGGGAGGAGGATTTGCGTCATTGGGCGGCGTGCTGGTTGGGGTCGGTATTATCGCGCTTGCAGGCCTTGTCGTGGCCTTCGGGCTGGTCACACTTGCCCTTTCGTATCGGCTCGAAGACGCTCGACTGATGAAGGTCTATGACGAGCTGCGCGACGTGCTCGCAAAACCGGTCTCTTCGTAACATTTGACCTGGTCACACTGCTACATTCGAAATAGATCCAGGAAGTGGTCGTATTCAGCCGGGAGAGCCAGCGCAGACCGATTGCGTAACAGACCGGCGATAATCCCACGGTGCTTCTTCGCAAGACCTGAGGCAGCAAAGGCACGTGCGAATTCCTGCCAGCGCAAGATAGGATCGGCCATGATCCGGCTCCGTTCTTCGATCGGAAGTTCATGGACCATGGTCGTCAATGTGCGGACAGCTTTCTCCACGCTTTCATACGGTGGAGCCAGCTTGAGCCCGGCATAGAACGTTTCGAGGTGACCGCGAAACTCCTCTTTGAGGGCCCGGAATGCATCAAGGGTCGTCGGCAATGCTTCTGGCATAGTATTCGGGACGATGATACGGTAAGAAGTAACCAAGTCACAACTTTTTCATGGAGGAATGTATGAATCGGATGGTCAATGGGCTGCTCGTGGCGATGGGAATGGTCGTACTAGTCGGCTGCTCCTCACACCACCCTCACCACGGCATGGCAGGAGGCAAGAGCGACGCGTACTGGCAGAAGGGCCAGCAAGATATGGAAGGGTTGGTCAATCGCACCGTACAGGATCCCAACAAGGCAAAAGCGGTCAATGCGCTCGTCGGTGAAATCATCAACGAACTCAAGGCAGGACGCGAGCAAGAGCGCGCTTATCATCGGCAGCTCTATACTTTGAACACCAGCTATACGGCAGCGCCTGACGAATTTTCAAAAATCCTCAACGAAGCGAACATTCAACGGACGCAGAGTTCCGCAAAGGTCCTGAGCCTCCGGTTCAGGATGAAGGAGCTGATGACGGCTGATGAATGGAAAGCCATGACCGATAAAATGCTGTCCTATAACAGCCGATACCAGCATGGAAGTGCGGGAGCCAAAACCGGTTATTGATGCCCATCCGGCGCGGCTTTGAGCGGCACAGCCGTCCACGTCGCGCCGGCATCAGTCGAACGATAGAGCCCACTGCCATTCGTTCCGGCATAGAGTATCTGTGGATTCTTGGAATTCATGGCGAGGGCACGAATATTCAACGTGGCAATACCCTGATTCACCGCTTTCCAAGCCTTCCCACTGTCCAGACTTTTCCACACCCCGGCCAGGCCACCGACATAGAGCACCGAGGATTCCGTAGGATGGATGAGCACGCTGCTGATAAAGAGGTCAGACAGGGATGGCCCGATCCTATTCCATACCTCACCCCTATTCTCTGTCCGAAAGAGCCCTTTGGTAGTCCCCGCATACACGATATCGGGATTCGTCCGATCGATTTCAATGGCATTGACACCCAGCGCCATGGACGCCATCAATTCACTCTCAGGGATCAGCCCGTTGTTGATCCGTTTCCATGACATCGCTGCATCGTCCGATCGATACACCCCTCCCGTCGTCCCTCCGTACAGGATGGTGGGATCCTTTGGATTGATGGCGATCGAGGTCACGATGTGGACTTCCTTCATCCCGTTCATCCGTTCTTCCCATTCACGGCCCGCATCCTTCGAGTAGAAGGCACCGACGGTCGTCGCGATATAGACCTTCTCGTTCAGAGCTGGGTGGAAAACAAACTGATTCACGAATGACACATGCTCTTTTAGGCCGACATTGTGTGGGAGCCACCGTTGTCCCCCGTCCGGACTCTTGTACACCGCGTCCCCCATCGTCCCGGCATAAATCGTGGCCGGCAGCACAGGATCGATCGCGAGGGTCGTCACCCGGCGCGCGCTGAAACTCGGGAATCGCTCCCAGGTCCCACCGCCGTCACGGGACTTGTAGACCGCGTCGTTCGTCGCAACGTAAAGGATATTCGCATTCGTCGGATGCAGTGCGATCGAGACAATCGACTCGCTCTCTTTTTGGCAGGCAAGTGAGGAGATTAGGAGCGTGAGAGACACCAATGTAAGGGAAGCGCGAAGCAACATCATCGTGGAGCGGGACCTAATCATAGGGATTGGAGGGGAGTCAAGCAGAGAGACCAAACCGACAATGTTGGCGGAATAGAGAAGTGACTATGCTGCGGTACCTATAAGACTCTCCAGAGGAATGTGCAACTCACGGTGAAGTCGACGGATCATCTCGAGCGAGAGATTGCGCTTCTTCGTCAGGATTTCCGACACACGCCCGCGCCCACCCAACACCATCTCTAAATCTTTCCGCGTCATGCCGAGTTGATCCATCCGAAATTTGATCGCCTCGATCGGGTCGGGAGGATAAATCGCATGATGCTTTGCTTCATATACCTCGACGAGCGTCGTCAGGATATCCAGCTCATCACCGGCCTTTGTGCCTGGTTTGGCGTCCATCAGTTGTTCAATACGACCTAAGGCGCGGTCATAATCTCTAGCTGTTTTGATCGGAGCAATGGTCATGGTGCCTCCTCGCCTTCTAGATACTCGTCACATCGATCGCGTCATACTCACTGTGTGTGCCGATGAATCGGATGTACACCACTCGGTACGGGTAATTGATCTTCACGATAAGCCGATACTGGTTCCCCGCCACGTTGAAAACGACCCGATTGCTCTGCAGAACGCTAGCTGAACGAAAGTGCGCTTTGACGGCCGATGGGGATACCCAATCAGCATGGGCAACCTCCTGATGCCAGGCCTCCAAAGGACCCTTGGCTTTTGGGTGTCGCTTCCAGAAGTTCCGCAGCGTCCGCTTGGCAATGATGCGCACGAGCCACTCTATCACGATCCCAAAATGGGATCAATCGACTTGGCACTATACTGGACACTAAAGCGGCGACGAAGATTCCAGAACCTCGGGACAGCACAGAGGGAGCTGAACTTGCCTTTTATGCGTTACCGGCGTACGGTTCTCACGGTAATAGAGGCATTTCAATGGGTAACAAGCTGACCTATAAGGCCCTCGCTAAATTCGAAACCAAACGAAATGTGTGGCAGGAAGTCCTGGACGGCGTACGCGAGATCAAAGCTGGAAAGAGAAAGCGGACCAACGTTGAAGCCAAGTCCTACGTCGTTCGCGTGCGGTTGCCACATGTGGATGCATTACTTGAGTCCTCAACCTAAGCCATTCATGGAAATTTGAGCGTCTAACCCTCTATTTCGGCCAAGAGACAACATGCCCCGCGACTCACCAAACCAGGAGATAACGATAGTTGAAGCGTTGCGTGCGGAACTCGCTAAGTCAGAGCCCTCACGCAAACGAAGAGTTATCGAGAAATTTGTACTGGCAGCCCTAGGTAGTATTCCGTGGGTTGGGGGCTTTCTAAGCGCGGCAGCTTCATACAAGGCTGAAGAGGGATCTATCAAGCAGGACTCTCTTCAAACCCAGTGGCTTGAGGAACATCATGAAAAGATTCTGAAACTGAAATCGACCCTGGAAGAGATTCAGCATCGTTTCGATAGTTTGGGGGAAAGCATAGAGGCACGAATACAAAGTGAAGACTACCTTGGGCTTGTAAGAAAGACCTTCCGCGCCTGGGATGAGGCGGACACTGATGAGAAGAGGCGCTACACAGCTAATCTCATTGTGAATGCCGCAGGCACTCGCGTTTGTTCGGATGATGTCGTTCGTCTCTTCTTGGACTGGCTCACCTTGTACCACGAGTCTCACTTCGCTGTAATTCGAGAAATCTTCAAGAATCCGGGATCAAGCAGGTTTGAAATTTGGACCGCTCTCTATGGCAAACTACCACGAGAGGATTCCGCTGAGGCAGATCTGTTCAAACTTTTGATTCGTGATCTAAGTACTAGTGGTGTAGTGCGACAGGAAAGGGACGTCAATTCACTTGGTCAATTCGTACGCAAAACACCAGTGCGTACGCGCCGAGGCTCAGCTCCGACGACGATGGAATCTGCCTTTGAGGATTCGAAACCGTACATCTTGACTGAGCTCGGTAAACAGTTTGTCCACTACACCATGAACGAAGTAGTATCGCGGATTGGCGAAGGAAGGAGTAGCCAAGGCTAAACGACACAAGGGGACAACCTTAAAACGGTCGACCGCTTTTGTATTGTTTACACTACGGTACCAGTTGGAGCATGGGTGAAAAACCGATCATCTTTATTAGCTGCGGTCAACAGACAGAGCCTGAAAAACAGCTCGGCACTGCAATTGCCCAGTTGGTGCGTGACCTCACGCCGTTCGAACCGTATTTTGCCGAGTATCAAACGAGCCTGGAAGGGCTATCCAAACATGTTCTTGGAGCGCTCAACCGGTGCATTGGGTTCGTAGTGGTCTTGCATGCACGTGGGATCGTCCTGCCGATAAACCGAACTCGGGCCTCCGTCTGGGTTGAGCAGGAGGTCGCGATCGCGGCCTTCCTCCAGCAGGTGCTAGGTCGAACGCTTCATCTGGCGGCATTTTCGGAAAAGGGAGTCGCCCGAGAAGGCATACGAGAGGCTCTTCTGCTCAACCCGAGGGAGTTCAACAATAACCAAGAGATCCTCGATCATCTCCGAGCTGTGGTTCCCACCTGGGAAACTCCAACTTGTGGAACGGCGACCTCTGATCTAGCAATCGAATATAAGAAGAGGAATATTACGCAGAAGCGTCATGACTACGAGCTTATTCTGCTGCTTACGAATCGAGGAACCGAATCGATTAGTCAGTATCACGTGGACCTTGAGTTCCCATTAGCACTGCTGGATCAGCCAAACAATAATGTTCACTTCATCCCTAACCGCTCAAGCCATTCGATAGGCTTCTTTCGCACGACTCAGAATATGCATGGTCAAGTATTCCCAGGTGACATACTCCAGATCATGAGCGTCCAATATTATGTGGACACACGCATCTTCATGTACCAACAGGAGTTGCTGCGAGAGATGGTTCGCGCCAAACTCTACATTGGCGGTGCCGAACCACAAGTCTTTGAGAAGTCGAT is a genomic window of Candidatus Nitrospira kreftii containing:
- a CDS encoding hypothetical protein (conserved protein of unknown function) — protein: MNRMVNGLLVAMGMVVLVGCSSHHPHHGMAGGKSDAYWQKGQQDMEGLVNRTVQDPNKAKAVNALVGEIINELKAGREQERAYHRQLYTLNTSYTAAPDEFSKILNEANIQRTQSSAKVLSLRFRMKELMTADEWKAMTDKMLSYNSRYQHGSAGAKTGY
- a CDS encoding DNA-binding protein → MTIAPIKTARDYDRALGRIEQLMDAKPGTKAGDELDILTTLVEVYEAKHHAIYPPDPIEAIKFRMDQLGMTRKDLEMVLGGRGRVSEILTKKRNLSLEMIRRLHRELHIPLESLIGTAA
- a CDS encoding hypothetical protein (conserved protein of unknown function), with amino-acid sequence MDPDKIERVYTTYAGFYDKVFGKVFHEGRESAIRNLNVQPNEHILEVGVGTGLALPMYPRHCRIVGIDLSEGMLAKAKEKAEALCLDHVKLHRMDAGAMEFDDDSFDTVVAAYVVTAVPDYRKLVNEMIRVCRPGGRIVMLNHFSNGNKVIAAVEKVISPLTKHLGWRTDLSLNTVLEGTSLRIARKQSVNPLRFWALVECVNGKANQTNGNGASHNVPGYVNGSGVAGFSAGNGKEQYSPEHVH
- a CDS encoding hypothetical protein (conserved exported protein of unknown function), which translates into the protein MMLLRASLTLVSLTLLISSLACQKESESIVSIALHPTNANILYVATNDAVYKSRDGGGTWERFPSFSARRVTTLAIDPVLPATIYAGTMGDAVYKSPDGGQRWLPHNVGLKEHVSFVNQFVFHPALNEKVYIATTVGAFYSKDAGREWEERMNGMKEVHIVTSIAINPKDPTILYGGTTGGVYRSDDAAMSWKRINNGLIPESELMASMALGVNAIEIDRTNPDIVYAGTTKGLFRTENRGEVWNRIGPSLSDLFISSVLIHPTESSVLYVGGLAGVWKSLDSGKAWKAVNQGIATLNIRALAMNSKNPQILYAGTNGSGLYRSTDAGATWTAVPLKAAPDGHQ
- a CDS encoding putative membrane protein encodes the protein MRIIAKRTLRNFWKRHPKAKGPLEAWHQEVAHADWVSPSAVKAHFRSASVLQSNRVVFNVAGNQYRLIVKINYPYRVVYIRFIGTHSEYDAIDVTSI
- a CDS encoding hypothetical protein (conserved protein of unknown function) yields the protein MPRDSPNQEITIVEALRAELAKSEPSRKRRVIEKFVLAALGSIPWVGGFLSAAASYKAEEGSIKQDSLQTQWLEEHHEKILKLKSTLEEIQHRFDSLGESIEARIQSEDYLGLVRKTFRAWDEADTDEKRRYTANLIVNAAGTRVCSDDVVRLFLDWLTLYHESHFAVIREIFKNPGSSRFEIWTALYGKLPREDSAEADLFKLLIRDLSTSGVVRQERDVNSLGQFVRKTPVRTRRGSAPTTMESAFEDSKPYILTELGKQFVHYTMNEVVSRIGEGRSSQG
- a CDS encoding hypothetical protein (conserved membrane protein of unknown function) produces the protein MILAGLFATALFLGLIVGDWLYFIRLTPDAVRYGCRVADRPDQWSGTAISVVRERFTPNGLLMLPHGVAWFYPELSQIAIRPQYRFFSKRFRTAWPMKGLIQLSSHDQGVGALCAKRIPWSSALITFMWFVVVSIGSLTFVIQYAMGGGFASLGGVLVGVGIIALAGLVVAFGLVTLALSYRLEDARLMKVYDELRDVLAKPVSS
- a CDS encoding hypothetical protein (conserved protein of unknown function), whose translation is MPEALPTTLDAFRALKEEFRGHLETFYAGLKLAPPYESVEKAVRTLTTMVHELPIEERSRIMADPILRWQEFARAFAASGLAKKHRGIIAGLLRNRSALALPAEYDHFLDLFRM
- a CDS encoding Helix-turn-helix domain protein; the protein is MGNKLTYKALAKFETKRNVWQEVLDGVREIKAGKRKRTNVEAKSYVVRVRLPHVDALLESST